From the Euphorbia lathyris chromosome 6, ddEupLath1.1, whole genome shotgun sequence genome, one window contains:
- the LOC136232897 gene encoding 14-3-3-like protein D isoform X1 — translation MASSTERENFVYIAKLAEQAERYDEMVEAMKKVASLDVELTVEERNLLSVGYKNIVGSRRASWRILSSIDQKEESKGNNQNVLRIKGYRQKIESELSTICSDIMILIDEHLIPSSSAAESTVFYYKMKADYYRYLAEFKNGSERKEVAEQSMKAYETASATAEADLPPTHPIRLGLALNYSVFYYEILNSPERACHLAKQAFDEAIAELDNLTEESYKDSTLIMQLLRDNLTLWTSDIDDGAEEAQKQDNTAKTNRGEDAE, via the exons ATGGCTTCTTCCACCGAACGAGAGAACTTTGTTTACATCGCCAAGCTCGCTGAACAAGCCGAGCGCTATGACG AAATGGTGGAGGCTATGAAGAAAGTAGCTTCACTTGATGTAGAACTGACTGTGGAGGAAAGGAACTTACTCTCTGTAGGCTACAAGAATATCGTTGGTTCGCGCAGAGCATCGTGGAGGATCTTATCCTCAATTGATCAGAAAGAGGAGTCGAAAGGAAATAATCAAAATGTGCTTCGGATAAAAGGATATAGACAAAAAATTGAATCGGAGCTTTCCACTATTTGTAGTGATATAATGATTCTGATTGATGAGCATCTCATCCCTTCATCATCTGCTGCGGAGTCAACCGTTTTCTATTATAAGAT GAAAGCGGATTATTATCGGTATTTGGCGGAGTTCAAAAATGGGAGTGAGAGGAAAGAAGTGGCTGAACAGTCCATGAAGGCTTATGAG ACAGCCTCTGCTACAGCAGAGGCTGATTTACCTCCTACACATCCCATTCGGCTGGGCTTGGCTTTGAACTACTCAGTTTTCTACTATGAAATTTTGAATTCACCTGAAAG GGCTTGTCACCTTGCCAAGCAAGCTTTTGATGAAGCTATAGCTGAGTTGGATAACTTGACTGAGGAATCTTACAAAGATAGCACATTGATCATGCAGCTTTTGCGGGACAATCTCACCTTGTGGACCTCTGACATAGACGATGGAG CAGAAGAAGCCCAGAAGCAAGACAACACTGCTAAAACTAACAGAGGTGAAGATGCAGAG TGA
- the LOC136232897 gene encoding 14-3-3-like protein D isoform X2, producing MASSTERENFVYIAKLAEQAERYDEMVEAMKKVASLDVELTVEERNLLSVGYKNIVGSRRASWRILSSIDQKEESKGNNQNVLRIKGYRQKIESELSTICSDIMILIDEHLIPSSSAAESTVFYYKMKADYYRYLAEFKNGSERKEVAEQSMKAYETASATAEADLPPTHPIRLGLALNYSVFYYEILNSPERACHLAKQAFDEAIAELDNLTEESYKDSTLIMQLLRDNLTLWTSDIDDGEEAQKQDNTAKTNRGEDAE from the exons ATGGCTTCTTCCACCGAACGAGAGAACTTTGTTTACATCGCCAAGCTCGCTGAACAAGCCGAGCGCTATGACG AAATGGTGGAGGCTATGAAGAAAGTAGCTTCACTTGATGTAGAACTGACTGTGGAGGAAAGGAACTTACTCTCTGTAGGCTACAAGAATATCGTTGGTTCGCGCAGAGCATCGTGGAGGATCTTATCCTCAATTGATCAGAAAGAGGAGTCGAAAGGAAATAATCAAAATGTGCTTCGGATAAAAGGATATAGACAAAAAATTGAATCGGAGCTTTCCACTATTTGTAGTGATATAATGATTCTGATTGATGAGCATCTCATCCCTTCATCATCTGCTGCGGAGTCAACCGTTTTCTATTATAAGAT GAAAGCGGATTATTATCGGTATTTGGCGGAGTTCAAAAATGGGAGTGAGAGGAAAGAAGTGGCTGAACAGTCCATGAAGGCTTATGAG ACAGCCTCTGCTACAGCAGAGGCTGATTTACCTCCTACACATCCCATTCGGCTGGGCTTGGCTTTGAACTACTCAGTTTTCTACTATGAAATTTTGAATTCACCTGAAAG GGCTTGTCACCTTGCCAAGCAAGCTTTTGATGAAGCTATAGCTGAGTTGGATAACTTGACTGAGGAATCTTACAAAGATAGCACATTGATCATGCAGCTTTTGCGGGACAATCTCACCTTGTGGACCTCTGACATAGACGATGGAG AAGAAGCCCAGAAGCAAGACAACACTGCTAAAACTAACAGAGGTGAAGATGCAGAG TGA